A stretch of Dyella sp. BiH032 DNA encodes these proteins:
- a CDS encoding TlpA disulfide reductase family protein has protein sequence MLSRGNWLILGAAVLVAALGGWLQHASRLARSPHGAQVANVGDLRPDLALAGLDGREHRLSEFRARRVLLNFWASWCGPCLDEMPALAKAQAKFGEQGAIVVGIAMDDPAHARAFLAAHPVNYPILLGRLESPSTSLRLGNAGEVLPYSVLLDAEGRVLETRRGTVDAATLERWLAPRAAP, from the coding sequence GTGCTGAGTCGCGGCAACTGGCTGATCCTCGGCGCCGCGGTGCTGGTCGCCGCCCTCGGCGGCTGGCTGCAGCACGCCAGCCGGCTGGCGCGGTCGCCGCACGGCGCGCAGGTGGCGAACGTCGGCGATCTTCGGCCGGACCTGGCCCTGGCCGGTCTGGATGGCCGCGAGCATCGCCTGTCCGAGTTCCGCGCCCGGCGCGTCCTGTTGAACTTCTGGGCCAGCTGGTGCGGCCCCTGCCTGGACGAGATGCCCGCGCTGGCGAAGGCCCAGGCGAAGTTCGGCGAACAGGGCGCGATCGTCGTCGGCATCGCCATGGACGATCCCGCCCACGCCCGCGCCTTCCTGGCCGCCCATCCGGTGAACTACCCCATCCTGCTCGGCCGGCTGGAGAGCCCCAGCACCTCGCTGCGCCTGGGCAACGCCGGCGAAGTGCTGCCCTACAGCGTGTTGCTGGATGCGGAAGGCCGGGTCCTCGAGACCCGGCGCGGCACGGTGGACGCGGCCACGCTGGAGCGATGGCTCGCGCCGCGGGCCGCGCCGTGA
- the aroQ gene encoding type II 3-dehydroquinate dehydratase, whose product MAKILVLHGPNLNLLGAREPDIYGRTTLADINAALAARAQAAGHHLAWFQHNAEHELVNRIHQARDEEVAAILFNPGAFTHTSIALRDALAAVAIPFVEVHLSNVHAREPFRRHSYLADIAVGVICGFGADSYRLALEATIARLERPAPGLP is encoded by the coding sequence GTGGCGAAGATCCTGGTCCTGCATGGGCCCAACCTCAATCTGCTGGGTGCGCGCGAGCCCGACATCTACGGCCGCACCACCCTGGCCGACATCAATGCCGCGCTGGCGGCCCGCGCGCAGGCCGCCGGCCATCACCTGGCCTGGTTCCAGCACAACGCGGAACACGAGCTGGTCAACCGCATCCACCAGGCCCGCGACGAAGAGGTGGCGGCGATCCTGTTCAACCCCGGCGCCTTCACCCACACCAGCATCGCCCTGCGCGACGCGCTGGCGGCGGTGGCGATCCCGTTCGTAGAGGTGCACTTGTCCAACGTGCATGCCCGCGAACCGTTCCGCCGCCACTCCTACCTGGCCGACATCGCCGTGGGCGTGATCTGCGGCTTCGGCGCGGACAGCTACCGGCTGGCCCTGGAAGCGACGATCGCCCGCCTGGAACGGCCAGCGCCAGGCTTGCCCTGA
- the accB gene encoding acetyl-CoA carboxylase biotin carboxyl carrier protein, with the protein MDLRKIKKLIDLLEESNLAELEIKEGEEVVRLSRVPKGGVTVAAAPVAVQAAPAPVAAPAPAPAAEVAPANALPAGHVVKAPMVGTFYASASPGAAAFVKVGQQVKAGETLGIIEAMKMFNQIEADVAGTVQAILVENGQPVEFDQPMFVIA; encoded by the coding sequence ATGGACCTGCGCAAGATCAAGAAACTGATCGACCTGCTCGAGGAATCCAACCTCGCCGAGCTCGAGATCAAGGAAGGCGAGGAAGTGGTGCGTCTGTCGCGTGTGCCCAAGGGCGGCGTGACGGTCGCCGCCGCGCCCGTCGCGGTGCAGGCCGCCCCCGCTCCGGTCGCGGCGCCCGCTCCTGCGCCCGCCGCCGAGGTCGCTCCGGCCAACGCGCTGCCGGCCGGCCACGTGGTGAAGGCGCCGATGGTCGGCACGTTCTACGCCTCGGCCAGCCCGGGCGCCGCCGCGTTCGTCAAGGTCGGCCAGCAGGTCAAGGCCGGCGAGACGCTGGGCATCATCGAGGCAATGAAGATGTTCAACCAGATCGAAGCCGACGTGGCCGGCACCGTCCAGGCCATCCTGGTCGAGAACGGCCAGCCGGTGGAATTCGACCAGCCCATGTTCGTGATCGCCTGA